In Cuculus canorus isolate bCucCan1 chromosome 9, bCucCan1.pri, whole genome shotgun sequence, the following are encoded in one genomic region:
- the PID1 gene encoding PTB-containing, cubilin and LRP1-interacting protein isoform X2 — MAAAANTSCSGGEVTYLGKVSTTGMQFLSGCTEKPVIELWKKHTLAREDIYPANALLEIRPFQVWLHHLDLKGEATVHMDTFQVARIAYCTADHNVSPNIFAWVYREINDDLSYQMDCHAVECESKLEAKKLAHAMMEAFKKTFHSMKSDGRIHRNSSSEEMSHEFESDDG, encoded by the coding sequence GTTACATACTTGGGTAAGGTTTCCACAACAGGGATGCAATTTTTGTCAGGCTGCACAGAGAAACCAGTCATTGAATTATGGAAGAAGCACACGCTTGCCAGGGAGGATATTTACCCAGCCAATGCCCTTCTGGAAATTCGCCCTTTCCAAGTCTGGTTGCATCATCTGGACCTCAAAGGCGAGGCGACAGTCCACATGGATACCTTTCAGGTAGCACGTATAGCCTACTGCACTGCTGACCACAACGTCAGTCCAAACATCTTTGCTTGGGTCTACAGGGAGATCAATGATGACTTGTCCTACCAGATGGACTGCCATGCTGTAGAGTGTGAGAGCAAGCTGGAGGCCAAGAAGCTGGCCCATGCCATGATGGAGGCCTTCAAGAAGACTTTTCACAGCATGAAAAGCGATGGCCGGATCCACAGGAACAGCTCGTCGGAGGAAATGTCTCATGAATTTGAGTCTGACGATGGCTGA